In the Hordeum vulgare subsp. vulgare chromosome 7H, MorexV3_pseudomolecules_assembly, whole genome shotgun sequence genome, one interval contains:
- the LOC123409958 gene encoding peroxidase 2-like, translated as MAAAAWLKLSVALTCALLLSSSACHGLQVGYYKKTCPRVEAIVRDEVKRFVYKNAGIGAGLIRMFFHDCFVQGCDASVLLDPTPANPQPEKLSPPNFPSLRGFEVIDAAKDAVEKACPGVVSCADIVAFAGRDAAYFLSRMTMKINMPAGRLDGRVSNSTEALDNLPPPFFNLDQLIDSFAAKGLTAEDMVVLSGAHTIGVSHCSSFVSDRLAVPSDINTGFANVLRRQCPASPSPANDPTVNQDVVTPNALDNQYYKNVLAHKVLFTSDAALLATPATTQMVRDSANIPGQWEAKFNKAMVKMGAIEVKTGHQGEIRRKCRVVNH; from the coding sequence ATGGCTGCTGCCGCCTGGCTTAAGCTCTCTGTTGCGCTGACATGCGCATTGCTCTTGTCGTCGTCGGCGTGCCATGGCCTGCAGGTGGGCTACTACAAGAAGACGTGCCCTCGCGTGGAGGCCATCGTGAGGGACGAGGTGAAGCGCTTCGTCTACAAGAACGCCGGCATCGGCGCCGGCCTCATCCGCATGTTCTTCCACGACTGCTTCGTGCAGGGCTGCGACGCCTCCGTCCTCCTCGACCCGACGCCGGCCAACCCGCAGCCGGAGAAGCTCAGCCCTCCCAACTTCCCCAGCCTCCGCGGCTTCGAGGTCATCGATGCCGCCAAGGACGCCGTCGAGAAGGCCTGCCCCGGCGTTGTCTCCTGCGCGGACATCGTCGCCTTCGCAGGCCGTGACGCCGCCTACTTCCTCAGCaggatgacgatgaagatcaacatgccggccggccgcctcgatGGCCGCGTCTCCAACTCCACGGAGGCCCTGGACAACCTGCCGCCTCCGTTCTTCAACCTCGACCAGCTCATCGACAGCTTCGCCGCCAAGGGCCTCACCGCAGAGGACATGGTCGTGCTCTCCGGCGCCCACACCATTGGGGTGTCCCATTGCTCCTCCTTCGTCTCCGATCGCCTCGCCGTCCCCTCCGACATCAACACCGGCTTTGCCAACGTGCTGAGGAGACAATGCCCCGCTAGCCCAAGCCCGGCCAACGACCCCACGGTGAACCAGGACGTGGTGACCCCCAACGCGCTCGACAACCAGTACTACAAGAACGTCCTGGCGCACAAGGTGCTCTTCACGTCGGATGCCGCCCTTCTTGCCACGCCGGCGACGACCCAGATGGTCCGCGACAGTGCCAACATCCCCGGGCAGTGGGAGGCCAAGTTCAACAAGGCGATGGTCAAGATGGGAGCCATCGAAGTGAAGACCGGTCACCAGGGAGAGATCAGGAGGAAGTGCAGAGTCGTCAATCACTAA